A window from Streptomyces sp. NBC_00271 encodes these proteins:
- a CDS encoding quinone oxidoreductase family protein has protein sequence MSEVVVARAYGGPEVLSVIDVAVAEPGPGQVRIEVRAVGVNPFDHKMYSGAFGTDQANLPMRLGAEAAGVVTAVGADATGPAGPIQIGDEVIAYRAPGAYAAELIVPASSVVPKPAALSWEQAGGLMVTGVTAVHVLEAIGLRENDSVLVHGAAGGVGLMAVQLAVERGARVLGTASPAKHDVLRDLGAIPIAYGPGLADRVRAAAPQGVQAAADLVGTDEAVDVSVELVADRSRIATVAAFERGARAGIRLLGGGPGADPGTEVRAAARLQLTEAAGAGRLRVLIAASHPLREAAAAHRQIMTGHTTGKIVLVP, from the coding sequence ATGAGCGAAGTAGTAGTAGCGCGTGCTTACGGTGGTCCCGAGGTGCTGTCGGTGATCGATGTCGCCGTAGCGGAGCCCGGGCCGGGTCAGGTGCGCATCGAGGTCCGCGCCGTCGGCGTCAACCCCTTCGACCACAAGATGTACAGCGGCGCCTTCGGAACCGATCAGGCGAACCTGCCGATGCGGCTCGGCGCCGAAGCGGCCGGTGTGGTGACCGCTGTCGGTGCCGACGCGACCGGCCCCGCCGGTCCGATCCAGATCGGCGACGAGGTGATCGCGTACCGAGCGCCCGGCGCGTACGCCGCCGAACTCATAGTCCCGGCCTCGTCGGTGGTGCCCAAGCCCGCCGCTCTCTCCTGGGAGCAGGCCGGAGGACTGATGGTCACGGGCGTCACCGCTGTGCACGTTCTCGAAGCGATCGGCCTACGCGAGAACGACTCGGTGCTGGTCCACGGCGCGGCGGGTGGCGTCGGCCTGATGGCCGTGCAACTGGCCGTCGAGCGCGGAGCCAGGGTGCTGGGAACGGCGAGCCCCGCCAAGCACGACGTACTGCGCGACCTGGGGGCGATTCCGATCGCGTACGGGCCGGGTCTGGCGGACCGGGTGCGCGCGGCAGCACCGCAGGGAGTCCAGGCGGCTGCCGACCTGGTGGGCACCGACGAGGCGGTGGACGTCTCGGTGGAGCTGGTGGCGGACCGGTCCCGCATCGCGACCGTCGCAGCGTTCGAACGCGGGGCCCGAGCCGGCATTAGGCTCCTGGGCGGCGGGCCCGGCGCGGACCCCGGCACGGAAGTCCGCGCCGCTGCGCGCCTGCAGCTCACCGAAGCCGCGGGCGCCGGGCGACTGCGCGTCCTGATCGCCGCCAGCCATCCGTTGCGCGAAGCCGCCGCCGCGCATCGGCAGATCATGACCGGGCATACGACGGGGAAGATCGTCCTCGTCCCGTGA
- a CDS encoding nuclear transport factor 2 family protein, whose protein sequence is MSDSPNIALIRRLYESGMSPEATAEIMAPNLVWDITPGFPNSGVYHGWDSAARDFFGGMMPNYESFGAVPEEFYADDQGHVFVYGHYHAETKTGNKADVRFIHLWTIRDGKAVRMQQAADSHVLQEALKG, encoded by the coding sequence ATGTCCGACTCCCCGAACATCGCCCTCATCCGCCGGCTCTACGAATCCGGAATGTCCCCGGAAGCAACCGCCGAGATCATGGCACCGAACCTCGTCTGGGACATCACCCCGGGCTTTCCGAACAGCGGCGTGTACCACGGCTGGGACAGTGCGGCGAGGGACTTCTTCGGCGGGATGATGCCGAATTACGAGTCCTTCGGCGCGGTGCCCGAGGAGTTCTACGCGGACGACCAAGGACACGTCTTCGTGTACGGGCATTACCACGCCGAGACGAAGACCGGGAACAAGGCCGACGTCCGCTTCATCCACCTGTGGACCATCCGCGACGGCAAGGCCGTACGGATGCAGCAGGCCGCCGACAGCCACGTCCTTCAGGAAGCCCTCAAGGGCTGA
- a CDS encoding TetR/AcrR family transcriptional regulator, translating into MGDTQTGRPRGRRREADRNDARLMQAAREVFAELGWDAPVSEIARRAGIGMGSLYRRYPSKELLAQRMRVMGMEQLIAQARTALAEEPDPWAAFARFLRNALSAQGAVGPLLPLVGGRLPATGEIVAASSRLRAALDDLVDGAHRAGVLRADFTSADIPLLLEHLTARIPVTDERATTLHLRYLDLILAGLRTSTTDGPTTLQSPAPDWAELSELWNAAEG; encoded by the coding sequence ATGGGTGACACGCAGACCGGCAGACCGCGCGGCCGCCGGCGGGAGGCGGACCGCAACGACGCCCGCCTCATGCAGGCTGCGCGCGAAGTCTTCGCCGAGCTCGGCTGGGACGCCCCCGTCTCGGAGATCGCCCGCCGGGCCGGCATCGGCATGGGCAGCCTCTACCGCCGCTATCCCAGCAAGGAGCTGCTGGCCCAGCGGATGCGCGTCATGGGGATGGAACAGCTCATCGCCCAGGCCCGCACAGCCCTCGCCGAGGAGCCGGACCCTTGGGCGGCCTTCGCCCGCTTCCTGCGGAACGCGCTCTCGGCCCAGGGTGCAGTCGGTCCGCTGCTCCCGCTGGTGGGCGGCCGACTGCCGGCCACCGGTGAGATCGTGGCCGCCTCCAGCCGGCTCCGGGCCGCCCTCGATGACCTGGTGGACGGCGCGCACCGCGCGGGCGTACTGCGCGCCGACTTCACTTCCGCCGACATCCCCTTGCTGCTCGAACACCTCACCGCGCGGATCCCCGTCACCGACGAACGCGCCACCACGCTCCACCTGCGGTACCTGGACCTGATCCTCGCCGGACTGCGCACGTCGACCACCGACGGGCCCACCACGTTGCAGAGCCCGGCTCCGGACTGGGCAGAACTCAGCGAGCTGTGGAACGCCGCCGAGGGCTGA
- a CDS encoding type 1 glutamine amidotransferase domain-containing protein: MAKILFVITASDHWTLADGTRQPAGFWAEEALGPYQVFKEAGYEIAAATPAGVPPTADALSLSPEFNGGEEGAERMRTALREATELAHPMRIEDVNIDDYVAVFYPGGWGPMEDLPDDAASGKLLTEWLASGKPVSLVCHGPAALLATIGADGTSPFTGYRLTGLSNAEEKQNGLADRAKWLLQDRLVGELKADYREAEPFTPHVEVDRALFTGQNPGSAVALAQELLKALG; this comes from the coding sequence ATGGCGAAGATCCTCTTCGTGATCACCGCGTCCGACCACTGGACGCTGGCCGACGGAACCCGGCAACCCGCCGGCTTCTGGGCCGAAGAAGCGCTCGGCCCGTACCAGGTCTTCAAGGAGGCCGGGTACGAGATCGCCGCCGCCACGCCGGCAGGCGTGCCGCCCACGGCGGACGCGCTCAGCCTCAGCCCGGAGTTCAACGGCGGCGAGGAAGGCGCCGAGCGCATGCGGACCGCGCTGCGCGAGGCCACCGAACTGGCGCATCCGATGCGCATCGAGGACGTGAACATCGACGACTACGTCGCCGTGTTCTACCCCGGCGGCTGGGGCCCGATGGAGGACCTGCCCGACGACGCCGCGTCCGGCAAGCTGCTCACCGAATGGCTCGCCTCGGGCAAGCCGGTGTCTCTGGTGTGCCACGGCCCCGCGGCGCTCCTGGCCACCATCGGTGCGGACGGGACGTCCCCGTTCACCGGCTACCGCCTGACCGGCCTCTCCAACGCTGAGGAAAAGCAGAACGGTCTCGCGGACCGCGCGAAGTGGCTGCTGCAGGACCGCCTCGTCGGCGAGCTCAAGGCGGACTACCGCGAGGCCGAGCCGTTCACCCCGCACGTCGAGGTCGACCGCGCCCTGTTCACCGGCCAGAACCCTGGCTCGGCGGTTGCACTGGCCCAGGAGCTGCTCAAGGCACTGGGCTGA
- a CDS encoding SDR family NAD(P)-dependent oxidoreductase: MNAMTKPTALVTGGSRGIGAATSRELAARGYRVAVNYFSRRESADQVVKLIEADGGEAFAVQADVYDPTQAAELLERSAVDGRLDVLVCNAGARFIPTPVQALAWDDFRTKVTDELASVYTLTQGALGLMGTQGQGRIVYVSSAVADGPPAPGMAAHGTAKAALNTFARFVAHEAGPLGITVNVVAPGYVRTESSTRMPQEFQQRLAANTPLGRVAEPEDVARAIAMLVGEQAGFVTGEVLTVDGGYGVARR, translated from the coding sequence ATGAACGCCATGACCAAACCCACGGCCCTGGTGACCGGCGGCAGCCGGGGAATCGGCGCTGCCACGTCACGGGAACTGGCGGCTCGCGGCTACCGCGTAGCCGTCAACTACTTCTCCCGCCGCGAGTCCGCCGACCAGGTGGTCAAGCTCATCGAGGCCGACGGCGGGGAAGCCTTCGCCGTACAGGCCGACGTGTACGACCCCACCCAGGCTGCCGAACTGCTGGAGCGCTCCGCGGTCGACGGGCGCTTGGACGTTCTTGTCTGCAACGCCGGTGCCCGCTTCATTCCCACCCCGGTTCAAGCCCTCGCCTGGGACGACTTCAGGACGAAGGTGACGGACGAGCTGGCATCCGTCTACACGCTCACCCAGGGGGCACTGGGGCTGATGGGCACCCAGGGGCAGGGCCGGATCGTGTATGTCTCCAGCGCCGTGGCCGACGGTCCGCCCGCCCCGGGCATGGCCGCCCACGGCACCGCCAAGGCCGCCCTGAACACCTTCGCCCGCTTCGTCGCCCACGAGGCAGGCCCGCTGGGCATCACCGTCAACGTCGTGGCACCCGGCTACGTCCGCACCGAGAGCAGCACGCGTATGCCGCAGGAATTCCAACAGCGACTGGCTGCGAACACCCCCCTGGGGCGGGTCGCGGAGCCGGAGGACGTGGCCCGGGCGATCGCGATGCTCGTCGGTGAGCAAGCCGGCTTCGTCACCGGCGAGGTGCTCACCGTCGACGGTGGGTACGGCGTGGCACGCCGGTAG
- a CDS encoding MarR family winged helix-turn-helix transcriptional regulator, with protein MIRDDEEPVGLGALDRVTWALRRAELAVQTLKEQRLRPLGMAAAHYTLLMSVHSEPGLAGAELARRLNVTPQAVASLVARLEGRGQLERREHPRHRHVQELHLTDAGREALRAADQVIADVERHITEGLGPDQSAQLRTLLDQVSKTVRNA; from the coding sequence GTGATACGTGATGACGAGGAGCCTGTGGGGCTCGGCGCGCTTGACCGGGTGACCTGGGCATTGCGCCGCGCGGAACTGGCGGTGCAGACGCTCAAGGAACAGCGGCTACGTCCGCTGGGCATGGCAGCCGCGCACTACACCCTGCTGATGTCGGTGCACAGCGAACCAGGGCTGGCCGGCGCCGAGTTGGCCCGCCGCCTCAACGTCACCCCTCAGGCCGTCGCCTCCCTCGTGGCACGCCTGGAGGGCCGCGGCCAATTGGAGAGGCGCGAGCACCCGCGCCACCGGCACGTGCAGGAACTGCACCTCACCGACGCCGGGCGGGAGGCGCTGCGCGCGGCCGACCAGGTGATCGCCGACGTAGAGCGTCACATCACCGAGGGCCTGGGACCGGACCAGAGCGCGCAGCTACGGACGCTGCTCGACCAGGTGAGCAAGACGGTGCGCAACGCCTGA